In Pseudofrankia saprophytica, one genomic interval encodes:
- a CDS encoding 4-oxalomesaconate tautomerase, whose product MTSHDDIGVRAMMMRGGTSRGLYFLASDLPANPAERDDLLLRLMGTPDPLQIDGLGGATSLTSKVAVVSPAADGQADVDYLFLQLGVDEATVSDRQNCGNILAGVGPFALERGLVRGGAQTADGLATVRIRMVNTNSMAVARFPGPGGRPDYRGDTAIAGVPGTAAAVSLAFTGTEGSTTGRLLPTGRVRDVVDGVQVTCVDNGMPVVLAEAASLGLDGSEPPDLLRSDATLRERIDALRRAAADAMGLGDVRGAPVPKTVLVSPPRDGGHVATRSFIPVQPHTTIGVLAAISAVTGMLIPDAVGHGLAARRPAGARFVDVEHPTGHLLVDVEVDTTSQPVRVRRSGVVRTARKLFDGVAFPRDH is encoded by the coding sequence ATGACCAGTCATGACGACATCGGCGTCCGCGCCATGATGATGCGCGGTGGCACCTCACGTGGCCTGTACTTCCTGGCCTCCGACCTGCCGGCCAACCCCGCGGAGCGCGACGACCTGCTGCTGCGGCTGATGGGTACGCCCGACCCGCTCCAGATCGACGGGCTCGGCGGCGCGACCTCGCTGACGAGCAAGGTCGCCGTCGTGTCGCCGGCGGCCGACGGCCAGGCGGACGTCGACTACCTGTTCCTGCAGCTGGGCGTCGACGAGGCGACGGTCAGCGACCGGCAGAACTGCGGCAACATCCTCGCCGGCGTCGGTCCGTTCGCACTCGAACGCGGCCTCGTCCGAGGCGGCGCGCAGACGGCCGACGGCCTGGCGACGGTGCGCATCCGGATGGTGAACACGAACAGCATGGCGGTCGCCCGCTTCCCCGGCCCCGGTGGGCGGCCCGACTACCGCGGCGACACCGCCATCGCGGGCGTGCCCGGGACGGCGGCGGCGGTCTCCCTCGCGTTCACCGGCACGGAGGGTTCGACGACCGGCCGCCTGCTGCCCACCGGCCGGGTCCGCGACGTCGTCGACGGCGTACAGGTGACGTGCGTCGACAACGGGATGCCCGTCGTGCTGGCCGAGGCCGCCTCGCTGGGACTCGACGGGAGCGAGCCGCCGGATCTCCTGCGCTCCGACGCCACCCTGCGCGAGCGGATCGACGCCCTGCGCCGCGCGGCGGCCGACGCGATGGGACTCGGCGACGTCCGCGGGGCCCCTGTCCCCAAGACCGTGCTCGTCAGCCCGCCCCGGGACGGCGGCCACGTCGCCACCCGCAGCTTCATCCCGGTGCAGCCGCACACGACGATCGGCGTGCTCGCCGCGATCAGCGCGGTGACCGGAATGCTGATACCGGACGCCGTCGGGCACGGCCTCGCGGCCCGGCGGCCGGCCGGCGCGCGCTTCGTCGACGTCGAGCACCCCACCGGTCACCTGCTCGTCGACGTCGAGGTCGACACCACCAGCCAACCGGTGCGGGTCCGCCGCTCGGGCGTCGTGCGCACCGCGCGCAAGCTCTTCGACGGCGTGGCCTTCCCACGCGACCACTGA
- a CDS encoding ROK family transcriptional regulator, with translation MHLSFLRDYHEALVIALARTTPTIERGMVADVTGLTPQAVSKVLARLVEEGVIVPAGVRRPALGKPATVYRLVPDSRWAIGAHVTRRAVRLALTDLAGTVRASTTTSLPADFTPDQLLTHLAAGVEGMTTEHHLFPERKPAQPPAAGHSQPRPGLEATRASATDQTGTSTATRLGRRLVGVGIGMIGPLDQASGMVRDAHGLRHWHDVPLADLAEKRLGLPVLVDKDVTAGVTAEAWRCGAGFRDAALVLVETGIGAGLWLSGAAHRGTHTNAGEFGHTVVQLDGPPCVCGRHGCLEAVHNRATDPAAAAAVLATGVINLLQTLDLGHVVLAGSDLLRHGAVYHQTVERAVRTQVPRADWLTVNVTLTSLGTDVIAAGAAMQVLNARYGLPDPTRLRVP, from the coding sequence GTGCACCTGTCCTTTCTGCGGGACTACCACGAGGCTCTCGTCATCGCGCTGGCCCGGACCACGCCGACGATCGAGCGCGGCATGGTGGCCGACGTCACCGGCCTGACCCCGCAGGCGGTGTCCAAGGTGCTGGCCCGCCTGGTCGAGGAGGGTGTGATCGTCCCGGCCGGGGTGCGCCGCCCGGCTCTCGGCAAGCCGGCCACGGTCTACCGGCTGGTGCCGGACAGCCGCTGGGCGATAGGCGCGCACGTCACCCGGCGCGCCGTGCGCCTCGCCCTGACCGACCTGGCTGGCACGGTCCGCGCCTCCACCACCACGTCGCTGCCGGCCGACTTCACCCCGGACCAGTTGCTGACCCACCTCGCTGCCGGCGTCGAGGGCATGACCACCGAGCACCACCTGTTCCCGGAACGGAAGCCGGCCCAGCCACCTGCCGCGGGACATTCGCAACCACGGCCAGGCCTCGAAGCCACCCGCGCGAGCGCCACCGACCAAACCGGTACGTCAACGGCGACCCGCCTCGGGCGCAGGCTGGTGGGAGTCGGAATCGGCATGATCGGTCCGCTCGACCAGGCCAGCGGCATGGTCCGCGACGCACACGGGCTGCGCCACTGGCACGACGTCCCGCTGGCCGATCTCGCCGAGAAGAGGCTCGGCCTGCCGGTGCTGGTGGACAAGGACGTCACCGCCGGAGTGACGGCCGAAGCCTGGCGATGCGGCGCCGGATTCCGCGACGCCGCCCTGGTCCTGGTCGAGACCGGGATCGGCGCCGGACTCTGGCTGAGCGGTGCGGCGCACCGTGGAACGCACACCAACGCCGGCGAGTTCGGGCACACCGTCGTCCAGCTCGACGGCCCACCGTGCGTCTGCGGCCGGCACGGCTGCCTGGAGGCCGTCCACAACCGTGCCACTGATCCGGCCGCGGCCGCGGCCGTGCTCGCGACCGGTGTGATCAACCTCCTGCAGACCCTCGACCTCGGCCACGTCGTCCTGGCTGGGTCCGACCTGCTCCGCCACGGCGCCGTCTACCACCAGACCGTGGAACGGGCCGTGCGCACCCAGGTTCCCCGGGCCGACTGGCTCACCGTCAACGTCACCCTGACCAGCCTCGGCACCGACGTGATCGCGGCGGGCGCGGCGATGCAGGTACTGAACGCGCGTTACGGCCTGCCCGACCCGACCCGCCTGCGTGTCCCATAG
- a CDS encoding SigE family RNA polymerase sigma factor encodes MLDDRERDDGDDPEGTFERFVAVSGDRLLLTALWLVGGHRGEAEDLLQGALERTYRHWNRVWVGNPEAYVRRALANAATSRWRRLRVRGHEVPLLAEHEPAGPDLLDHAIRLTQRDGLVRALLSLPPRQRAVIVLRYLHDLPEGEVAAALGCSIGSVRSQAFRGLARLRDSHHLVDIADPPPGDEPAGANTPRGRNTL; translated from the coding sequence GTGCTGGACGACCGGGAGAGGGACGACGGTGACGACCCGGAGGGGACCTTCGAACGGTTCGTCGCCGTGTCGGGGGACCGGCTGCTGCTGACCGCGCTGTGGCTCGTCGGCGGTCACCGGGGCGAGGCGGAGGATCTGCTGCAGGGCGCGTTGGAACGCACCTATCGCCACTGGAACCGGGTCTGGGTAGGAAACCCGGAGGCCTACGTCCGCCGGGCGCTCGCCAACGCCGCGACCAGCCGCTGGCGCCGGCTGAGGGTCCGGGGCCATGAGGTGCCGCTGCTCGCCGAGCATGAGCCCGCCGGCCCCGACCTGCTCGACCACGCCATCCGGCTCACCCAGCGGGACGGGCTGGTCCGTGCGCTCCTGTCGCTGCCACCCCGTCAGCGGGCCGTCATCGTGCTGCGCTACCTCCACGACCTGCCAGAGGGCGAGGTGGCGGCCGCGCTCGGCTGCTCGATCGGCTCCGTCCGCAGCCAGGCGTTCCGCGGTCTTGCCAGGCTCCGCGACAGCCACCACCTGGTCGACATCGCCGACCCCCCGCCCGGCGACGAGCCGGCCGGGGCGAACACACCGCGCGGGAGGAACACGCTGTGA
- a CDS encoding 4-carboxy-4-hydroxy-2-oxoadipate aldolase/oxaloacetate decarboxylase, which yields MRTIVVTDPPRADAEVATALGAHGVATVHEALGRIGYLGPAFRPAWPGARIGGTAVTALCWPGDNLMIHVAVEQCGPGDILVVATNSTSDDGLFGELFATALRHRGALGVVVAGGVRDVADLRDARFPAWSRAVSAQGTVKATPGAVNVPVVLGGQSIHPGDVIVCDDDGVVRVPRAAAPAALAAARARAEKEEATRAAFLGGELGLDRYGLRDRLAQLGIEYVSHADYQRERPDDQS from the coding sequence ATGAGGACGATCGTCGTCACGGACCCGCCGCGGGCCGACGCCGAGGTCGCCACAGCCCTCGGCGCGCACGGCGTCGCCACGGTCCACGAGGCCCTCGGGCGCATCGGGTACCTCGGCCCGGCGTTCCGCCCGGCCTGGCCCGGCGCGCGGATCGGCGGGACCGCGGTGACCGCCCTGTGCTGGCCCGGCGACAACCTCATGATCCACGTGGCCGTCGAGCAGTGCGGGCCCGGGGACATCCTTGTCGTGGCGACGAACTCGACGTCCGACGACGGCCTGTTCGGGGAGCTTTTCGCGACGGCGCTGCGCCACCGCGGCGCCCTGGGCGTCGTCGTGGCGGGCGGCGTCCGGGACGTCGCCGACCTGCGCGACGCGCGGTTCCCGGCCTGGTCCCGCGCGGTCAGCGCGCAGGGCACGGTCAAGGCCACCCCCGGTGCCGTCAACGTCCCGGTCGTGCTCGGTGGCCAGAGCATCCACCCGGGTGACGTGATCGTCTGCGACGACGACGGCGTGGTGCGGGTGCCGCGCGCGGCGGCGCCGGCCGCCCTCGCCGCGGCCCGCGCCCGGGCGGAGAAGGAAGAGGCGACCCGCGCGGCGTTCCTCGGCGGTGAGCTGGGCCTGGACCGGTACGGGCTGCGGGACCGGTTGGCACAGCTCGGCATCGAGTACGTCTCGCACGCCGACTACCAGCGGGAACGCCCCGATGACCAGTCATGA
- a CDS encoding PIG-L deacetylase family protein has protein sequence MTYPASGNGSLLVVSAHAGDFVWRAGGAIASAAARGDRVTVVCLSYGERGESARAWREGLRLDEIKALRRTEAQQAATALGADVRFLDAGDYPLPESPELVDRLVGIYREVTPTIVLTHTFSDPYNNDHAVAARIATQARILAQAAGYDAPGAPLGAPPVFLFEPHQPEMCGFSPEVLLDITPVFERKRAAMEELKAQQHMWDYYTDLARRRGVQLRRNAGPNLGLSHGTMAEAFMRVYPQVTEVLS, from the coding sequence GTGACCTACCCGGCTTCCGGCAACGGCTCGCTGCTCGTCGTCAGCGCGCATGCCGGCGACTTCGTGTGGCGGGCCGGCGGGGCGATCGCCTCGGCGGCCGCGCGTGGCGATCGCGTGACGGTGGTCTGCCTGAGCTACGGCGAGCGGGGTGAGTCAGCCCGCGCCTGGCGCGAGGGCCTGCGCCTGGACGAGATCAAGGCGTTGCGTCGGACCGAGGCGCAGCAGGCCGCCACCGCGCTTGGGGCCGACGTCCGTTTCCTGGACGCCGGGGACTACCCGTTGCCGGAGTCCCCGGAGCTGGTCGACCGCCTGGTCGGGATCTACCGGGAGGTGACACCGACGATCGTGCTGACACACACGTTTTCCGACCCGTACAACAACGACCACGCGGTGGCCGCGCGGATCGCGACGCAGGCGCGGATCCTCGCCCAGGCGGCCGGCTACGACGCTCCCGGCGCTCCGCTGGGCGCACCACCGGTGTTCCTGTTCGAACCCCACCAGCCGGAGATGTGCGGGTTCAGCCCCGAGGTGCTGCTGGACATCACGCCGGTGTTCGAACGCAAACGCGCCGCGATGGAGGAGCTGAAGGCCCAGCAGCACATGTGGGACTACTACACGGACCTCGCCAGGCGGCGCGGCGTCCAGCTGCGGCGCAACGCCGGGCCGAACCTCGGCCTCTCCCATGGCACGATGGCCGAGGCGTTCATGCGGGTCTACCCGCAGGTGACGGAGGTCCTCTCATGA
- a CDS encoding potassium transporter Kup gives MTDRRQLTASGPGSASPAGTHGPQGREVARLALVVGALGVVFGDIGTSPIYTLQTVFNPSDPHPVPVSRDNVFGVVSLVFWSVTIIVTVTYVLLAMRADNDGEGGIMALITLLRRPGTGRGGRTAAILAGLGIFGAALFFGDSMITPAISVLSAVEGIKIVQPSLEEAVVPATAVIIVMLFLVQRFGTAAVGRMFGPVMIVWFVTIGALGVVGISGHPAILEALSPTYAVGFLTDHFGIAFFSLAAVVLAVTGAEALYADMGHFGRPAISRAWLLLVFPACVLSYLGQGALILGDPDKISGPFFLLAPGWARLPLVLLATAATVIAAQAVITGAYSVAAQAAELGYLPRLRVVHTSESTYGQIYVPWINWMLMVAVLTLVFAFRSSAALAFAFGMAVTGTITITTLMFFYIARWTWHPPRWLLFSGAGVLLLVDLLFVAANLTKLVHGAWLPLLIALTAFTVMTTWQRGRRIVTAQREQHEGSLRAFVDDLRTGALPAMRVAGTAVFLNRGKRTAPLALRANVEHNHVRHDHVVILSVETLPVPRVPASDRTAVDELGYTDDGITHVTARYGYMETPDVLGALRMLDPVATEGELDLAGASFFLSKIELRPGDAPTMARWRKRLFIATSHLTADAAEHFGLPRDRTVVMGSHIEL, from the coding sequence GTGACGGATCGCCGGCAGTTGACGGCGTCGGGTCCCGGGTCGGCGTCGCCGGCAGGCACCCACGGTCCACAGGGGCGCGAGGTGGCGCGGCTCGCGCTGGTCGTGGGCGCCCTCGGCGTGGTGTTCGGCGACATCGGGACCAGCCCGATCTACACCCTTCAGACGGTGTTCAACCCGAGCGACCCACATCCCGTCCCGGTCAGCAGGGACAACGTGTTCGGCGTGGTGTCGCTGGTGTTCTGGTCCGTGACGATCATCGTCACGGTCACCTATGTGCTGCTGGCCATGCGCGCCGACAACGACGGCGAGGGCGGCATCATGGCCCTGATAACCCTGCTGCGGCGGCCGGGAACAGGGCGGGGTGGCCGGACCGCCGCGATACTGGCCGGGCTGGGCATCTTCGGGGCGGCGCTGTTCTTCGGCGACAGCATGATCACTCCGGCGATCTCCGTGCTGTCCGCGGTCGAGGGCATCAAGATCGTGCAGCCGTCGCTGGAGGAGGCGGTGGTGCCGGCCACCGCGGTGATCATCGTGATGTTGTTCCTCGTGCAGCGATTCGGCACCGCCGCCGTCGGCCGGATGTTCGGACCCGTGATGATCGTGTGGTTCGTGACCATCGGCGCGCTGGGAGTGGTCGGCATCTCCGGCCACCCGGCCATCCTCGAGGCGTTGTCACCCACCTACGCGGTGGGCTTCCTGACCGACCACTTCGGCATCGCCTTCTTCTCCCTCGCCGCGGTCGTGCTCGCGGTCACCGGAGCCGAAGCGCTGTACGCCGACATGGGGCACTTCGGCCGGCCGGCGATCAGCCGGGCCTGGCTGCTCCTGGTGTTTCCCGCCTGCGTGCTCAGCTACCTCGGCCAGGGCGCGCTGATCCTCGGCGACCCGGACAAGATCAGCGGCCCCTTCTTCCTGCTCGCCCCCGGCTGGGCACGGCTGCCACTCGTCCTCCTGGCCACCGCGGCGACCGTGATCGCCGCCCAGGCGGTGATCACCGGGGCGTACTCGGTCGCGGCCCAGGCCGCCGAGCTCGGCTACCTGCCCCGGCTGCGGGTCGTCCACACCTCGGAGTCGACCTACGGGCAGATCTACGTGCCGTGGATCAACTGGATGCTAATGGTGGCCGTGCTCACGCTGGTCTTCGCCTTCCGCAGCTCGGCGGCGCTGGCCTTCGCGTTCGGCATGGCGGTCACCGGGACGATCACCATCACCACCCTGATGTTCTTCTACATCGCCCGGTGGACGTGGCACCCGCCGCGGTGGCTGCTCTTCTCGGGCGCGGGCGTGCTGCTGCTGGTCGACCTGCTGTTCGTCGCGGCCAACCTGACCAAGCTCGTCCACGGCGCGTGGCTGCCACTGCTCATCGCGCTGACGGCGTTCACGGTGATGACCACCTGGCAACGCGGCCGCCGGATCGTCACCGCGCAGCGGGAACAGCACGAGGGGTCGCTGCGCGCGTTCGTCGACGACCTGCGCACCGGCGCCCTGCCCGCGATGCGGGTGGCGGGCACGGCCGTGTTCCTCAACCGCGGGAAGCGCACCGCGCCGCTGGCGCTGCGGGCCAACGTCGAGCACAACCACGTCCGCCACGACCATGTCGTGATCCTGTCGGTCGAGACCCTGCCCGTGCCACGCGTGCCGGCGAGCGACCGGACAGCCGTGGACGAACTCGGCTACACCGACGACGGCATCACCCACGTCACCGCCCGGTACGGCTACATGGAGACACCGGACGTGCTCGGCGCGCTGCGGATGCTCGACCCGGTAGCCACCGAGGGCGAGCTGGACCTGGCCGGGGCGTCCTTCTTCCTGTCCAAGATCGAGCTGAGACCCGGTGACGCACCGACCATGGCACGCTGGCGCAAGCGGCTGTTCATCGCCACGTCCCACCTGACGGCCGACGCGGCGGAACACTTCGGACTCCCCCGCGACCGCACCGTCGTCATGGGCTCACATATCGAGCTGTAG
- a CDS encoding GntR family transcriptional regulator has protein sequence MRDSLARGDLAPGQRLVEGDLAEMYGVTRASVRAALIDLTAEGLVERIPNRGARVRVVSVDEAVAITECRMVLEGLCAGRAARAATDDEIASLAALGEQLSAAVADGEPIKYSDLNRELHRRVRDIAAQPVANQVLDRLNAQLVRYQFRLSLRPGRPQVSLAEHLAIIAGIAERDPAKAEAAARAHIASVIEALRQTETA, from the coding sequence CTGCGGGACTCGCTCGCGCGCGGCGACCTCGCGCCCGGTCAGCGGCTGGTCGAGGGTGACCTCGCGGAGATGTACGGCGTCACCCGGGCGAGTGTGCGCGCGGCTCTCATCGACCTGACGGCCGAGGGCCTGGTCGAGCGGATTCCGAACCGGGGTGCCCGGGTGCGGGTGGTCTCGGTGGACGAGGCGGTCGCCATCACCGAGTGCCGGATGGTCCTGGAGGGCCTGTGCGCCGGCCGGGCCGCGCGGGCCGCCACCGACGACGAGATCGCGTCACTGGCCGCGCTCGGTGAGCAGCTGAGCGCGGCCGTCGCCGACGGAGAACCGATCAAGTACTCCGACCTCAACCGGGAGCTGCACCGCCGGGTCCGCGACATCGCCGCCCAGCCGGTGGCCAACCAGGTGCTCGACCGCCTCAACGCGCAGCTCGTCCGATACCAGTTCCGCCTGTCCCTGCGGCCCGGCCGCCCGCAGGTGTCCCTCGCGGAGCACCTGGCCATCATCGCGGGCATCGCCGAGCGTGACCCTGCCAAGGCCGAGGCCGCCGCGCGGGCCCACATCGCGAGCGTGATCGAGGCCCTGCGGCAGACCGAGACCGCCTGA
- a CDS encoding ABC transporter ATP-binding protein codes for MNGIEAAKPAPPAETGPDDDGPPGLTPDTAVALDVRALGKVYSGHGRPVEAIRDLTFTVGRGEFVCVVGPSGAGKTTLLRCVAGLLDPSRGEILLGGVRVTAPPRDMAVVFQEYGRSLFPWMTVRRNIERPLIEKGIRRAERRAVVDEALAAVGLTDSGDAHPWQLSGGMQQRVAIARAVAYRPSVLLMDEPFAAVDAQTRAELEDLVRALWNRLGVTVLFITHDIDEAVYLGERVLVLSDRPTTVLADLRVDLPAERDQLLTRSAARFGELRGQVYALVQQAKKGHRP; via the coding sequence GCTGACGCCCGACACCGCGGTCGCCCTGGACGTCCGTGCTCTGGGCAAGGTCTACTCCGGTCACGGGCGCCCGGTCGAGGCGATCCGCGACCTGACGTTCACCGTCGGCCGTGGCGAGTTCGTCTGCGTGGTCGGCCCGTCCGGGGCAGGCAAGACGACCCTGCTGCGCTGCGTCGCCGGGCTTCTCGACCCGTCGCGCGGCGAGATCCTGCTCGGCGGCGTCCGGGTGACGGCCCCGCCTCGCGACATGGCCGTCGTGTTCCAGGAGTACGGGCGAAGCCTCTTTCCCTGGATGACCGTCCGGCGCAACATCGAGCGGCCCCTGATCGAGAAGGGCATCCGGCGCGCCGAACGACGCGCCGTCGTGGACGAGGCGCTCGCGGCCGTCGGTCTCACCGACAGCGGCGACGCGCATCCCTGGCAGCTCTCCGGCGGCATGCAGCAGCGGGTGGCCATCGCCCGGGCCGTCGCCTACCGCCCGAGCGTCCTGCTGATGGACGAACCGTTCGCGGCGGTGGACGCGCAGACCCGCGCCGAGCTGGAGGACCTCGTCCGGGCGCTGTGGAACCGGCTCGGGGTGACCGTGCTGTTCATCACGCACGACATCGACGAGGCCGTCTACCTCGGCGAGCGTGTGCTCGTGCTGTCCGACCGCCCCACCACGGTGCTGGCCGACCTCCGCGTCGACCTGCCGGCCGAGCGGGACCAGCTCCTGACCCGTTCGGCCGCGAGGTTCGGGGAGTTGCGCGGCCAGGTCTACGCACTCGTCCAGCAAGCGAAGAAGGGACATCGCCCGTGA
- a CDS encoding gallate dioxygenase yields the protein MARIIGGVAVSHTPTIGFAYDADKQDDPAWAPIFTAFEPVRDWFSQQRPDAIVYVFNDHVTSFFFDHYSAFTLGIGDSYPVADEGGGPRALPAVPGNPRLAQHIATSLVTDEFDMSFFQDRPLDHGFFSPMSVLLEHADGTWPTTVVPLQVGVLQFPIPSAARCFKLGQALRRAVESYPEDISVAVVATGGLSHQVHGERAGFNNTDWDRTFLDTITRDPATLAAMTHAEYAELGGLEGSEVIMWLIMRGALSENVRQVSSSFYLPSMTDIGTLVLENETADLPVAAQDRHRHRERMAQQLRGIDRLPGTYPFDLARSLKAYRLNKYLHAMIDPAHRARFLADPEASFDEAGLTDTERDLVRRRDWRAMIHYGVIFFVLEKLGAVVGTSNLHIYAAMRGESLDDFLATRNTKVLYSVSGSQATKSDPWKTSPEGDAPAT from the coding sequence ATGGCTCGGATCATCGGCGGCGTCGCGGTCTCGCACACACCGACCATCGGCTTCGCCTACGACGCGGACAAGCAGGACGACCCCGCCTGGGCGCCGATCTTCACCGCGTTCGAGCCGGTGCGCGACTGGTTCAGCCAGCAGCGACCCGACGCGATCGTCTACGTCTTCAACGATCACGTCACGTCGTTCTTCTTCGACCACTACTCCGCGTTCACGCTGGGGATCGGCGACAGCTACCCCGTGGCGGACGAGGGCGGCGGCCCGCGGGCGCTCCCGGCGGTGCCCGGGAACCCGCGCCTGGCCCAGCACATCGCGACGAGCCTCGTCACCGACGAGTTCGACATGTCGTTCTTCCAGGACAGACCGCTCGACCACGGCTTCTTCTCCCCGATGTCGGTCCTGCTCGAACACGCGGACGGCACCTGGCCGACGACCGTCGTCCCGCTCCAGGTCGGCGTGCTGCAGTTCCCCATCCCGTCCGCCGCCCGGTGCTTCAAGCTGGGCCAGGCACTGCGGCGCGCCGTCGAAAGCTACCCCGAGGACATCAGCGTGGCCGTCGTCGCGACCGGTGGGCTCTCGCATCAGGTGCACGGCGAGCGCGCGGGTTTCAACAACACCGACTGGGATCGAACGTTCCTCGACACGATCACTCGCGATCCCGCCACCCTCGCCGCGATGACCCATGCCGAATACGCGGAGCTCGGCGGCCTGGAAGGCTCCGAGGTCATCATGTGGCTGATCATGCGGGGGGCGCTCTCGGAGAACGTCCGTCAGGTGAGCAGCTCCTTCTATCTGCCATCGATGACCGACATCGGCACGCTCGTCCTGGAGAACGAGACGGCGGACCTTCCGGTGGCGGCACAGGACCGCCACCGCCACCGCGAGCGCATGGCGCAGCAGCTCAGGGGCATCGACCGGCTTCCGGGCACCTACCCGTTCGACCTGGCCCGCAGCCTCAAGGCCTACCGGCTCAACAAGTACCTGCACGCGATGATCGACCCGGCGCACCGGGCCCGCTTCCTGGCCGACCCCGAGGCGTCGTTCGACGAGGCGGGCCTCACCGACACTGAAAGGGATCTCGTTCGCCGGCGGGACTGGCGAGCCATGATCCACTACGGCGTCATCTTCTTCGTGCTGGAGAAGCTGGGGGCCGTGGTCGGCACCTCGAACCTGCACATCTACGCCGCGATGCGCGGCGAATCGCTGGACGACTTCCTGGCCACCCGGAACACGAAGGTGCTCTACTCGGTCTCCGGAAGTCAGGCCACGAAGAGCGACCCCTGGAAGACGTCACCAGAAGGCGACGCGCCGGCAACCTAG
- a CDS encoding MFS transporter yields MDDLSPRRRWSALLALALGAVAIGLTEFAPAGLLPQIAHGVLKTEYSRSPSHAVAHAGWMITAYALGVVVGAPLIAVLAARMPRRRLVLGLLVLLMLGTVVSALAPTFELVLVARFVAGVPHGAYFGAAGLLAASLMGPGNEGRGFAAVLSGLTVANVAGVPLVTWLGQAASWRVAYLAIAAVFLLALLAVAATVPETPAAGGSPAAELRALRRRQVWLVAVTAAVGFAGFFAVDSYIAPVTTSVAGLPPGTVAWVLVTVGLGMTVGNALGGMYADRNLHRATLLGFTGMIAAVAFFGLAASTAAGLFTAAFLLGATSLFLAPALQSLLIAVAPGAQLMGAAVNQSAMNIANSLGAAVGSVVIAAGLGYRAPAWVGAALGAVGLTLATISFALDRRATARTIGPVPEPVSR; encoded by the coding sequence GTGGATGATCTCAGCCCTCGGCGCCGCTGGTCGGCGCTGCTCGCTCTGGCCCTCGGCGCCGTCGCGATCGGCCTGACCGAGTTCGCGCCGGCCGGGCTGCTGCCACAGATCGCGCACGGAGTGCTCAAGACCGAGTACTCCCGCTCCCCGTCGCACGCGGTGGCACACGCCGGCTGGATGATCACCGCGTACGCGCTGGGCGTGGTGGTGGGAGCGCCACTGATCGCCGTGCTCGCCGCCCGAATGCCTCGCAGGCGGCTGGTGCTGGGGCTGCTGGTACTGCTCATGCTCGGCACCGTCGTGTCGGCGCTGGCCCCGACGTTCGAGCTGGTGCTGGTGGCCCGGTTCGTCGCCGGTGTGCCGCACGGCGCGTACTTCGGGGCGGCCGGGCTGCTGGCCGCGTCGCTGATGGGGCCGGGCAACGAGGGACGAGGGTTCGCCGCCGTGCTCAGCGGGCTGACGGTGGCCAACGTGGCCGGCGTGCCGCTGGTCACCTGGCTGGGGCAGGCGGCCAGCTGGCGGGTCGCCTACCTGGCCATCGCCGCGGTCTTCCTGCTCGCGCTGCTGGCCGTGGCGGCCACCGTGCCGGAGACGCCTGCCGCCGGCGGGTCACCCGCGGCCGAGCTGCGGGCGCTGCGCCGACGGCAGGTGTGGCTGGTCGCCGTGACCGCCGCGGTCGGGTTCGCCGGATTCTTCGCCGTGGACAGCTACATCGCGCCGGTGACCACCTCGGTGGCCGGTCTGCCGCCCGGCACGGTGGCGTGGGTGCTGGTCACGGTCGGGCTCGGCATGACCGTGGGCAATGCGCTGGGCGGTATGTACGCCGACCGGAACCTGCACCGCGCCACACTGCTCGGCTTCACCGGCATGATCGCCGCGGTGGCCTTCTTCGGGCTGGCAGCGAGCACCGCGGCCGGGCTGTTCACGGCCGCCTTCCTGCTCGGCGCGACCAGCCTGTTCCTGGCCCCGGCCCTCCAGTCGCTGCTGATCGCCGTGGCGCCCGGCGCCCAGCTGATGGGGGCGGCGGTGAACCAGTCGGCCATGAACATCGCCAACAGCCTGGGCGCGGCCGTCGGCAGCGTCGTGATCGCGGCCGGCCTGGGCTACCGTGCCCCCGCCTGGGTCGGCGCGGCCCTCGGCGCCGTCGGCCTGACCTTGGCGACGATCAGCTTCGCTCTCGACCGCCGCGCCACCGCGAGAACGATCGGACCGGTTCCCGAGCCAGTGTCGCGGTGA